One Trichosurus vulpecula isolate mTriVul1 chromosome 7, mTriVul1.pri, whole genome shotgun sequence genomic region harbors:
- the LOC118856034 gene encoding disintegrin and metalloproteinase domain-containing protein 30-like: MGFEGAVVSHLGGSFLLLGLGTLLLRPGCLALAFGYRPGRGFSSYEVIIPRQLGPRKGDPEVAGRTSYLLQVEGKKQVVHLRPKRLLLSRHLRIFSFTGQGAILEDQPYIPDDCNYGGYVEGSPDSVVTLNTCFGGLRGILNMNGSLYQMEPLKASTKFEHMLYRLKKEVRADRTCGVIAEETAPRLANDQNLEISAKFVWSYIHLKYVEAFLVISNGRYQLLGSNMTACLNECFTLIALADAVFQGLNCKIYLEGVEVWSVEDKINIKDSDEDKIYEEFMKYKEEQLDPRVKSDWAHLIVSKEIATKAKVGGICEKGNSASVSSLSQENLSGSNEFLHALGHMLGINDDTDECKCHGADRCLMNKNPGDGGVSRCSYMEYFEKVASNETCLSNVPELAKRKISVCGDKVVEGDEQCDCGTPKDCEQDKCCEPTCKLKARASCAFGPCCYHCRFRVAGKLCRAKNSECDLEEYCNGTSEYCPDNTYIQDGTLCSDRGYCFHGLCNSRNRQCKRIFGHSATAGPLACYEEANQGDRFGNCGIMAGVYSKCEPDNVLCGRLQCVNVKGVPILADHYTVVTNFVSQGNLTCWGTDYHAPMRTIKLEDIGEVKEGTACGEGFLCINKTCTNMNALNFDCTVDTCTKRGICNNNKNCHCDYGWAPPFCKKYGFGGSIDSGPPPKWEKAPWRNIIPVVLFLGRCFALGGAGFLSGAGRAADLFHRVFG, encoded by the coding sequence ATGGGGTTTGAGGGAGCCGTCGTCTCTCACCTAGGTGGCTCCTTCCTGCTGCTCGGTCTGGGTACGCTCCTGCTCCGCCCAGGCTGCCTGGCTCTGGCCTTCGGGTACCGGCCAGGGAGGGGCTTTTCCTCCTACGAAGTGATCATCCCCAGGCAGCTGGGTCCCCGCAAGGGGGATCCTGAGGTGGCCGGCCGGACATCTTACCTCCTGCAGGTGGAGGGCAAGAAGCAAGTTGTCCACCTTCGCCCTAAAAGGCTGCTGTTGTCCAGACACCTGCGCATTTTCTCCTTCACCGGGCAGGGAGCCATTCTGGAGGACCAGCCTTATATCCCTGATGACTGCAACTACGGAGGTTACGTGGAGGGTTCCCCCGACTCCGTGGTTACGTTAAACACCTGCTTTGGAGGGCTCCGAGGGATACTGAATATGAATGGAAGCCTTTACCAAATGGAACCCTTGAAGGCCTCTACAAAATTTGAACACATGCTGTATCGCCTGAAGAAGGAGGTTCGAGCTGATCGCACTTGCGGGGTAATTGCTGAAGAAACAGCTCCACGTTTGGCCAACGACCAGAACCTAGAGATTTCTGCCAAGTTTGTTTGGAGCTATATACACCTTAAGTATGTAGAAGCCTTTCTTGTGATATCTAATGGGAGATATCAACTTTTGGGATCCAATATGACTGCTTGCCTTAATGAGTGTTTTACTTTGATAGCTTTGGCAGATGCGGTTTTTCAGGGACTCAATTGTAAAATTTATCTGGAGGGAGTTGAGGTCTGGTCCGTCGAGGACAAAATCAACATTAAGGACTCTGACGAAGATAAAATTTATGAAGAGTTTATGAAATATAAAGAGGAGCAACTAGACCCCCGTGTCAAGTCAGATTGGGCACATTTAATTGTGAGTAAAGAGATCGCCACAAAAGCCAAGGTAGGAGGTATCTGTGAAAAAGGAAATAGTGCCTCTGTGAGCAGTCTATCTCAAGAGAACCTGAGTGGTTCTAATGAGTTTCTTCATGCATTGGGCCATATGCTGGGCATAAATGACGACACCGATGAATGTAAATGTCATGGTGCCGACAGATGCTTAATGAACAAAAACCCTGGGGATGGAGGTGTCAGTAGATGCAGTTACATGGAGTATTTTGAAAAGGTAGCCAGCAATGAAACATGTTTGTCTAATGTACCAGAACTAGCGAAAAGAAAAATTTCTGTATGTGGTGACAAAGTGGTGGAAGGAGACGAACAGTGTGACTGTGGCACACCAAAGGACTGTGAGCAAGATAAGTGTTGCGAGCCAACATGTAAATTAAAAGCTAGAGCATCGTGTGCTTTTGGTCCTTGCTGCTATCACTGTAGATTTCGAGTAGCAGGGAAACTGTGTAGGGCCAAGAACAGCGAATGTGACCTTGAGGAGTATTGCAATGGCACCTCTGAATACTGCCCTGATAACACCTACATTCAGGATGGCACCCTATGCTCTGACCGTGGCTATTGTTTCCACGGGTTGTGCAATTCTCGGAATCGGCAGTGCAAGCGTATTTTTGGACACAGTGCTACAGCGGGACCTCTTGCCTGCTATGAAGAAGCCAATCAAGGAGACCGCTTTGGCAACTGTGGAATTATGGCAGGTGTTTACTCCAAGTGTGAACCTGACAATGTGTTATGTGGAAGATTACAGTGTGTCAACGTCAAGGGTGTTCCTATCCTGGCTGACCACTATACAGTAGTTACGAATTTTGTCAGCCAGGGCAATCTTACTTGCTGGGGGACAGACTATCATGCTCCAATGAGAACAATAAAACTGGAGGATATTGGAGAAGTAAAAGAAGGCACTGCCTGTGGTGAGGGATTTTTATGTATTAACAAGACTTGTACAAACATGAATGCTCTTAATTTTGACTGTACAGTGGACACCTGTACCAAGAGAGGAATctgcaacaataataaaaattgcCACTGTGACTATGGATGGGCCCCTCCATTCTGTAAGAAGTATGGATTTGGAGGAAGTATTGACAGTGGCCCTCCCCCAAAATGGGAAAAGGCTCCCTGGAGAAATATCATACCTGTGGTCCTTTTTCTTGGGCGGTGTTTTGCTTTAGGTGGAGCAGGATTTCTGTCTGGGGCAGGTAGAGCAGCAGATTTATTTCACCGTGTATTTGGTtag